The nucleotide sequence AGCCAGGGTGCCTGCGCCATCTAGGCGCGCGGCCTCATAGAGATCAGCAGGCACAGACTGCAAGCTGGCCAGCATGATCAAGGCGACAAACGGGTAGTTTTTCCAGACGTCGGCCACGATAACCATCTCCATGGCAATGTCTGGGTCGCCCAGCCACGAGCGGTAGTCCTCCAACAGGCCCGTTTGAACCAGCAGCGCGTTCAATGCACCGTACTCTGGGCCATCGATGAGACGCCACATCATGGCGTTGACAATGGTGGGTAAGGCCCACGGCAAGACCAGCAAGGCCCGCGCAAAAGCCTGGCCTTTGAATGGCTGGTTGAGCAGCAAGCCAACGGCTACGCCCAGCACCAACTCCAAACTGACCGAAACGAAAGTGAAATACAGCGTGTGCCCCAAGGACTCCTGAAAGGCTGTATTGCTCAAGGCCTGCCAGTAGTTTTCAAGGCCCACCCATTGGGCCGGTTCCCCGCCTATGGACGTAGAAGTAAAACTCAGCCAAATGGTGCGCATCAAGGGCCAGGCCGTAATCCCGACCATGATCACCAGCATGGGGGTCAACAGCCCCCATGCTTGCATGCGTCTTGCGGTTGCGGCACTGCCCATAACGCTTACTTCAGTTTGGCCGCTGCGTCAGACGCCAGCTTCATTGCCGCATCGGGCTTGGCCTTGCCTAACAATACGCTATGAAGGTTCTTTTGCAGGATGGACGACAGCTCTTGGTACACCGGTGTTTCTGGGCGTGCAGCCATCACCTCCAAGGACTTGGCCGCCGCATTCACATAGTCTTCTTGGCCTTGTTTCACAGCGGGCTTGCTAAACGATGCTTTCCAGATAGGCAGGCTAAGCTTGGCGTACTTTTCCTGGGTCGCCGGCGCACTCATATGGGCAATGAACTTCCAAGCTTCCTCTGGGTTCGCACTTTTGGCTGTGATGCCCAAGCCCATTGAGCCATTCACCGCCGATGCCACGGTTTTGCCGTCCACGCCAGGGGCTGACACAATGCCGACCTTGCCGACCACTTTGCTTTCTTTGGGGTCTTTGGCCATGTTGTACATATAGCCCCAGTTCAAGGCGAACGCTGCGTCGCCGTTGGAGAAGACTTTGCGAACATCTTCTTCTTCGTATTCACGGGAGTTGGGGTTGCTCAGGCCCGCGTCGATAGAGGCCTTCATGTACTGCACAGCTTCGAGTGAGCCGCCCAGGTGAAAACTTGGTTTGCCGTCGGTGAAGAACTTGCCGCCGTAGGACACCGACAAGGTGGTGTAGTCACAAATCATGGCCTCTTTTTGGGCCCAACTCCACACTACGGGGTATTTCACAATGCCTTTGTCTTTGATGATTTTGGCTTGCTTTTCCAGTTCGCCCCAAGTCTTTGGAGGTGCCGAGATTCCGGCCTTCTTCAGCATTTCGGTGTTGTAGAACAAGAACTTGGTGTCCAAGATCCAAGGCATGCCGTAGAACTTGTCTTTATAGCTTACGGTGGTCCACGCGCCGGGAAATACCTTGGGGATGTCGCCCACCGCAATGCGTTTGGTGACGTCTTGCAAGAAGCCCTTGCTGGCAAATTCTGCAGGCCACACCACGTCGAATAGCACTACGTCGTAACCGCCGGAGCCCGCGCCGTGCGCCGCCACAATCTTGTCATGCAAGGCGTCGTACGGGACAAATTCCAACTTCACCTTGACGCCGGGATTTGCTTTTTCAAAGTCACTGGTCATGGCCCGAACGTCATCTTCGCTGTACGCAGCTTGCGCCATGAACAAGGCACTCAATGTCTTTTCGGCGTGGGCGGCGGCCGATAAAAGGCTGCCTGCCACCAGGGCAGCTACCAAAATCGCTCTACGTTGTTGCATCGCTTTATCTCCTCATAAGTTGTTGATCCCGCACAGATTGGCGCTTTGCTCCACAGGCACTTGCTTACCTCATCAATACACGGCCCTTTGTTGACTTGGTGCCTTGATAACGCCATCCTCAATTACTTCATTCAAATTGAAGTAATTGAATTGAATCACTAGTCGACATGCTTAGCTCCTAGTGAATACCCTGACTTCGTGGGTATCGCGGCACAACGGCACACACCCAAGCAAGACCACTTCGCACACACGTATGCCCTGCACACGTTGCACAAGGGTTTGTGAGGGGATGGGTTGGTTTCCTCAGACACCGCAAGGTCACAAATTGCGTCAACACCTGCGGCAGGTACCCCAACATGCGTTGTCGTGCAGTGATAGCTGCTTGAGCGGGATGGGGCCTAAGCCCATGGGTCAAAGGTGGCGTCCACGGTAGGCGCATCGACTTGCGCACCTTGGACGATGGCTACGAAGGATGCATTGCCGCCAAGGCCTTCACGCAATGGGTGCGGCAAACCGGCAAAGCGCTGGGCCACGAGCGATTTTTGAACATAGTGTTTGCAATGGACCACTACGACTTGGGGAGCCTAAGTCTTGACTTGAGTAACTGCCCCAAGGCAGGGTCCAAGTGTGTAGAAATGACCATGCTGACTGAAGACGGGCGGGTGCGGCGCTAAGCGTCACAGCCACCAAACGCTATTATTTATATAGCTAACCCCGCTTATTCAACGGGCGGCTAGGGGCAATTTAGCCTTGCAATTGCATGCATGGAGGCGCTTGGCGCGGCTGCGGCATCCCCTACTCGACATGCAGCGCTTCTAGTGGGGGGCTGCTCCATCGGGGCCGTAGAATGGGCCCTCCATGACTGTATACACTTCTCCCGACGCCCTCCTCCCATTGTCCCAGCGCGTGCGCAAAGAAATTGCTGCCTTGTGGCAGTTGGCATGGCCCATTTTGATAGGGCAGTTGGCCAATGTGGGGATGTCGGTGGCCGACGTGGCCATGGCGGGGCATGCCTCTGCACAAGACTTGGCGGGCGTGTCGCTCGGCGTATCGATCTGGTTCATCACGGTCGTCACCGTTATGGGGGTCATGATGTCGGTGAGCCCCGTGGTGTCTCACCACGTAGGCGCGCGTGAATTCCACCTAGTGCCCCATGTGGTGCGCCAAGCGCTTTGGAAGAGCCTGGGCATAGGGCTGCTGGCCATGGTGCTGGCCAACGCTGGCACGCTGGTGTTTGACCACCTGAGCCTAGAGCCTGTGGTGCGAGACATTGCCAAGCAGTTTGTTTACATCACCAGCCTAGCGCTGCCGGCATTTGCGGCCTACCGCGTGCTGTACAGCTACAGCGCCAGCCTCAACCAAACCAAACCCTTGATGGTCATTGCGATCGGTGCGCTGCTACTCAATATTGCCGTCAATGGACTGCTGGTGTTTGGCAAGCTGGGATTTCCGGCCTTAGGTGGTTTGGGCTGCGCTTGGGCCACCATGCTGTGCGTGTGGTTCAACTTAGGGGGCTTGCTGTGGTGGATGCGCCATGACCCGGCCTACCGCAGCACTTGGCCGTTTGCCCACTATGAGGGACCTAACTGGCCCAAAATTGCCAGCCTGCTGCGTTTGGGCCTGCCCATTGGAGTGACCTACTTTGCAGAAACCAGCGCATTTGGCTTCATTGCCCTGCTGGTTGCCAAGTTTGGCAGCACGCAGATATCAGCGCACCAAATCGCTCTGAACTTCTCCTCACTGGTGTTTATGTTGCCTTTGAGCCTGGGCATCGCCTTATCAACGCGTGTGGGCCAGTCCTTGGGGGCGGGCGATCCGGCCACCGCACGGTTTCGTGCGTGGGTAGGCGTGGCACTGGCCTTGGGCTGTGCCAGCGTGAGTGCCCTAGGGATGGGCGTGTTCAACCACCACATTGCGGCGGCCTACACCAACGACCCAGCGGTCTTGCTCTTGGCTGCGCACTTGCTGACGTTTGCCGCGCTCTTTCAACTGTCCGACGCCACGCAGGTGGCCACCAGTTGCGCGATACGTGGCTACAAGGTCACCCGCATTCCCATGGTGATTCACCTCACCGCGTTTTGGGGGTTCTCCCTTCCGCTGGGCTGTGTCTTGGGACTGGCGCCTGAGTGGCTGCCCTGGCGCCCCGCCCAAGCCATGGGGGCTGAAGGCTTTTGGATTGCTTTGATTGTGGGCCTCAGCGTCGCCGCCTTGGGCTTAAGCGCGCTACTGCGTTCCGTGGCGCGCAAAGGCATAGTCCACGCGCATTAAAGCGTGTTTGGGGCGGGTTACAGTCACGCCATGCCTGTAACGCTTTCTGACACCCGCACTGACGAAGCCCTGCCCTTTCATATCTGTTTGGCGGGGCCCACCGCCTGCGGCAAAACTGCAGCCGCACTGGCTATTGCGCAACACCACGCGGTAGAGATCATCAGCGTCGACTCGGCCTTGGTGTACCGTGGC is from Rhodoferax aquaticus and encodes:
- a CDS encoding carbohydrate ABC transporter permease; the encoded protein is MGSAATARRMQAWGLLTPMLVIMVGITAWPLMRTIWLSFTSTSIGGEPAQWVGLENYWQALSNTAFQESLGHTLYFTFVSVSLELVLGVAVGLLLNQPFKGQAFARALLVLPWALPTIVNAMMWRLIDGPEYGALNALLVQTGLLEDYRSWLGDPDIAMEMVIVADVWKNYPFVALIMLASLQSVPADLYEAARLDGAGTLARFWYVTVPGVMAPLSVAIVLRTIDAFKVFDVIYVMTKGGPADSTKALSFVVYQEAFSYLRIGSGAAYAILMAGISALLIALYVAMLRKQEGST
- a CDS encoding extracellular solute-binding protein: MQQRRAILVAALVAGSLLSAAAHAEKTLSALFMAQAAYSEDDVRAMTSDFEKANPGVKVKLEFVPYDALHDKIVAAHGAGSGGYDVVLFDVVWPAEFASKGFLQDVTKRIAVGDIPKVFPGAWTTVSYKDKFYGMPWILDTKFLFYNTEMLKKAGISAPPKTWGELEKQAKIIKDKGIVKYPVVWSWAQKEAMICDYTTLSVSYGGKFFTDGKPSFHLGGSLEAVQYMKASIDAGLSNPNSREYEEEDVRKVFSNGDAAFALNWGYMYNMAKDPKESKVVGKVGIVSAPGVDGKTVASAVNGSMGLGITAKSANPEEAWKFIAHMSAPATQEKYAKLSLPIWKASFSKPAVKQGQEDYVNAAAKSLEVMAARPETPVYQELSSILQKNLHSVLLGKAKPDAAMKLASDAAAKLK
- a CDS encoding MATE family efflux transporter, whose product is MTVYTSPDALLPLSQRVRKEIAALWQLAWPILIGQLANVGMSVADVAMAGHASAQDLAGVSLGVSIWFITVVTVMGVMMSVSPVVSHHVGAREFHLVPHVVRQALWKSLGIGLLAMVLANAGTLVFDHLSLEPVVRDIAKQFVYITSLALPAFAAYRVLYSYSASLNQTKPLMVIAIGALLLNIAVNGLLVFGKLGFPALGGLGCAWATMLCVWFNLGGLLWWMRHDPAYRSTWPFAHYEGPNWPKIASLLRLGLPIGVTYFAETSAFGFIALLVAKFGSTQISAHQIALNFSSLVFMLPLSLGIALSTRVGQSLGAGDPATARFRAWVGVALALGCASVSALGMGVFNHHIAAAYTNDPAVLLLAAHLLTFAALFQLSDATQVATSCAIRGYKVTRIPMVIHLTAFWGFSLPLGCVLGLAPEWLPWRPAQAMGAEGFWIALIVGLSVAALGLSALLRSVARKGIVHAH